A genome region from Variovorax paradoxus includes the following:
- a CDS encoding CPBP family intramembrane glutamic endopeptidase has protein sequence MKPPAAAPNATPLEALGMVALCFGWFIAGSLWSVSAGFRSGTISDASLIGLVGFEIFVGPIALLILRSRGHAMRDLLPSPSWRGCGVGALLYVACVVASAVALSPFAADAAQPIDRMMETARPSLAVVVTLAVVNGLYEEVFLLGYLQRCFRHQGASFALGLSLLVRVLYHLYQGPHGALSVAVAGLVFGVFYLRTGWLWPVVFAHMLADAIPFL, from the coding sequence ATGAAACCACCCGCCGCCGCCCCGAACGCCACGCCGCTGGAAGCCCTGGGCATGGTGGCCCTGTGCTTCGGCTGGTTCATCGCCGGCTCGCTGTGGTCGGTCAGCGCGGGCTTCAGGAGCGGCACGATCAGCGATGCGTCGCTGATCGGCCTCGTGGGCTTCGAGATCTTCGTGGGGCCGATCGCGCTGCTGATCCTGCGCAGCCGCGGCCATGCGATGCGCGACCTGCTGCCGTCGCCCTCGTGGCGGGGCTGCGGCGTGGGTGCGTTGCTCTACGTCGCGTGCGTGGTGGCCAGTGCCGTCGCGCTGTCGCCTTTTGCTGCCGATGCGGCGCAACCGATCGACCGCATGATGGAAACGGCCCGCCCCTCGCTGGCGGTGGTCGTCACGCTGGCGGTGGTCAACGGGTTGTACGAAGAGGTCTTCCTGCTGGGCTACCTGCAGCGGTGCTTTCGCCACCAGGGCGCCTCGTTCGCGCTGGGGCTGAGCCTGCTGGTGCGGGTGCTCTATCACCTGTACCAGGGGCCGCACGGCGCGCTGTCGGTGGCGGTGGCCGGGCTGGTGTTCGGCGTCTTCTACCTTCGCACCGGATGGCTCTGGCCGGTGGTGTTCGCGCACATGCTCGCGGACGCCATTCCCTTTCTTTGA
- a CDS encoding GNAT family N-acetyltransferase, which translates to MEMKETNPTPAADATRIRLLDAADDADIDALAAVLVDCVEGGASVSFMQPLAPERARAFWRGVADGAARGERVLLVAEDGEGIVGTVQVMLSQPENQPHRAEVAKMLVHRRARRRGLGALLMQAAEAAARDHGKTLLVLDTSSAEAERLYARVGWTRVGSIPGFALLPHGEPCATTFFYRELAG; encoded by the coding sequence ATGGAAATGAAGGAAACGAACCCCACGCCCGCCGCCGATGCCACGCGCATCCGCCTTCTCGATGCAGCCGACGATGCCGACATCGACGCGCTCGCCGCGGTGCTGGTCGACTGCGTCGAGGGCGGCGCGTCGGTGAGCTTCATGCAGCCGCTGGCGCCGGAGCGCGCCCGCGCCTTCTGGCGCGGCGTGGCCGATGGCGCGGCCCGCGGCGAGCGCGTGCTGCTCGTGGCTGAGGACGGCGAAGGCATCGTGGGCACCGTGCAGGTGATGCTGTCGCAGCCCGAGAACCAGCCGCACCGCGCCGAGGTCGCCAAGATGCTGGTGCACCGCCGAGCGCGGCGCCGCGGCCTCGGCGCGCTGCTGATGCAAGCGGCCGAGGCGGCCGCGCGCGACCACGGCAAGACGCTGCTCGTGCTCGACACCTCGAGCGCGGAGGCCGAGCGGCTCTATGCGCGCGTGGGCTGGACGCGCGTGGGCAGCATCCCCGGCTTCGCGCTGCTGCCGCACGGCGAACCGTGCGCCACCACCTTCTTCTACCGGGAGCTGGCGGGCTGA
- a CDS encoding DMT family transporter, which produces MNSTSSRQRLPGIAALLFATSGWGSLFLVSKGVLHHVEPVWFTLVRYTLSASLFLLLLLPRGAAPWRKLRRHAATLALRGAAGFGVFSVMLLVGLAHSVPSHGAVIIATTPMTTQLVRWALDGVRPSRGALLATALALLGVAIVSGLLWGHGASGGSTLFGDAIAYGGTLGWVWYTRGAARLPELDVIEYTALTVLASWPVLLVAAVGASLLGWSATPTAEGLRLSWQAMLFVGAVPSAASVLAFNYGVRTLGAVTGTAFLNFVPVSALLMSAALGRMPTANEVVGMAMVVAALLIHTALNRRANAAPAARIAQTPQNPPTYRTCGATPS; this is translated from the coding sequence ATGAATTCGACGTCTTCCCGCCAGCGCCTGCCGGGCATCGCCGCACTGCTGTTCGCCACCTCCGGGTGGGGTTCCCTGTTCCTCGTGAGCAAGGGCGTGCTCCACCATGTCGAACCCGTGTGGTTCACGCTGGTCCGCTACACGCTGTCCGCATCGCTGTTCCTGCTGCTGTTGCTGCCGCGCGGCGCAGCGCCCTGGCGCAAGCTGCGCCGGCATGCCGCCACGCTGGCGCTGCGCGGCGCCGCCGGCTTCGGTGTGTTCAGCGTGATGCTGCTGGTCGGGCTGGCGCATTCGGTGCCCTCGCACGGCGCGGTGATCATCGCCACCACGCCGATGACCACGCAGCTGGTGCGCTGGGCGCTCGACGGCGTGCGCCCCTCGCGCGGGGCGCTGCTCGCCACCGCGCTGGCACTGCTGGGCGTGGCGATCGTCTCGGGTCTGCTGTGGGGCCATGGTGCCAGCGGCGGCTCCACGCTGTTCGGCGACGCCATCGCCTACGGCGGCACGCTGGGCTGGGTCTGGTACACGCGCGGCGCCGCGCGACTGCCAGAGCTCGACGTGATCGAGTACACCGCGCTCACGGTGCTGGCCTCGTGGCCGGTGCTGCTGGTCGCCGCGGTCGGCGCCAGCCTGCTCGGCTGGTCGGCGACGCCCACCGCGGAAGGCCTGCGCCTGTCGTGGCAGGCGATGCTGTTCGTGGGCGCGGTGCCCTCGGCCGCCTCGGTGCTGGCCTTCAACTACGGCGTGCGCACGCTCGGCGCCGTCACGGGCACGGCGTTCCTGAACTTCGTGCCGGTGTCGGCGCTGCTGATGAGTGCCGCGCTCGGCAGGATGCCCACCGCGAACGAGGTGGTGGGCATGGCGATGGTGGTGGCGGCGCTGCTGATCCATACCGCGCTGAACCGCAGGGCCAACGCGGCGCCCGCGGCAAGGATCGCGCAGACCCCGCAGAATCCGCCGACCTACCGCACCTGTGGAGCCACACCATCTTGA
- a CDS encoding NADH:flavin oxidoreductase/NADH oxidase: protein MSNDNREPTPRPRLFEPLQLGSLQIANRIVIAPMCQYSATDGTPGDWHMIHLGHLALSGAGLLIIEATAVEAEGRISPGDLGLYSDENEQGLARVLQAMRAHSPVAIAMQLGHAGRKASSRAPWQGGKQIRPDEPGGWKASAPSAVPHAPGEDVPVALDAAGLVRVRDAFVAAAHRAARLGLDGLEIHAAHGYLLHQFLSPIANHRTDEYGGSLENRMRFPLEVFDAVRAAFPAGRPVWVRVSASDWVPGGWDLDSTVAFSKALAARGCAAIHVSSGGVSPQQAITLGAGYQVPFAERVKAEVGLPTIAVGLITEPRHAEAIIAGGQADAVSLARAILYDPRWPWHAAAELGAQVTAPEQYWRSQPREFKDLFENASFGAR from the coding sequence TTGAGCAACGACAACCGCGAGCCCACGCCCAGGCCCCGCCTGTTCGAACCGCTGCAGCTCGGCAGCCTGCAGATCGCCAACCGCATCGTGATCGCGCCGATGTGCCAGTACTCCGCCACCGACGGCACGCCGGGCGACTGGCACATGATCCACCTCGGCCACCTGGCGCTGTCGGGCGCGGGACTGCTGATCATCGAGGCGACGGCGGTGGAGGCCGAAGGCCGCATCTCGCCGGGCGACCTGGGCCTGTACTCCGACGAGAACGAGCAGGGCCTGGCGCGCGTGCTGCAGGCGATGCGCGCGCATTCGCCCGTCGCGATCGCCATGCAGCTCGGCCACGCCGGGCGCAAGGCATCGAGCCGCGCGCCATGGCAGGGCGGCAAGCAGATCCGCCCCGATGAGCCCGGCGGCTGGAAGGCGTCTGCGCCCTCCGCCGTGCCGCATGCGCCGGGCGAGGACGTGCCGGTTGCGCTCGATGCCGCCGGCCTGGTGCGCGTGCGCGATGCCTTCGTGGCGGCGGCACACCGCGCGGCGCGGCTGGGGCTCGACGGCCTCGAGATCCATGCGGCGCACGGCTACCTGCTGCACCAGTTCCTGTCGCCCATTGCGAACCACCGCACCGACGAATACGGCGGCAGCCTGGAGAACCGCATGCGCTTTCCGCTCGAGGTGTTCGACGCGGTGCGCGCGGCGTTCCCGGCCGGGCGGCCGGTGTGGGTGCGCGTGTCGGCCAGCGACTGGGTGCCGGGCGGCTGGGACCTCGACAGCACCGTGGCGTTCTCGAAGGCACTGGCCGCGCGCGGCTGCGCGGCCATCCATGTGTCGAGCGGCGGCGTGTCGCCGCAGCAGGCGATCACGCTGGGTGCGGGCTACCAGGTGCCGTTCGCCGAGCGCGTGAAGGCCGAGGTCGGGCTGCCGACCATCGCGGTGGGCCTCATCACCGAGCCGCGGCACGCAGAGGCCATCATTGCCGGCGGCCAGGCCGATGCGGTGTCGCTGGCCCGCGCGATCCTCTACGACCCACGCTGGCCCTGGCACGCCGCGGCCGAACTGGGCGCGCAGGTGACTGCGCCCGAACAGTACTGGCGCTCGCAGCCGCGCGAGTTCAAGGACCTGTTCGAGAACGCGAGCTTCGGCGCACGCTGA
- a CDS encoding alpha/beta hydrolase family protein produces the protein MSAAAFLLRHTRCVLVVLALVQTACAQRTGPDVPRPFAAGNDEVLHWNQPADRAGCPDRRGYLWVQPAEGPACIRYFASGDIDGARVAIVQFSGDRDGVMNQAPTRIPGNTEALRTVDAQRNRDRAGVPWIFVARPGTYGSSGDHRRRREPVEFHALDAALDALMQRHRIQRIVILGHSGGATAGAALLTMGRTRIACAVLTSGAYGLLERARMLGLSRGGRTDTTGSTQFYDPLDHVAGIARDPARRIVLIGSREDRNTPFALQERFGDAVARAGHRVEVQAHAAEPPLYHDLTDGIGLLTASQCAREAALQ, from the coding sequence ATGAGCGCCGCGGCCTTCCTCCTGCGGCACACGCGCTGCGTCCTCGTGGTGCTCGCGCTGGTGCAGACCGCCTGCGCCCAGCGCACCGGGCCCGACGTGCCGCGGCCCTTCGCCGCCGGCAACGACGAGGTGCTGCACTGGAACCAGCCGGCCGACCGCGCCGGCTGCCCCGACCGGCGCGGCTACCTCTGGGTGCAGCCCGCCGAGGGCCCGGCCTGCATCCGCTACTTCGCGAGCGGCGACATCGACGGCGCACGCGTCGCCATCGTGCAGTTCTCGGGCGACCGCGATGGCGTGATGAACCAGGCGCCCACGCGCATCCCGGGCAACACCGAAGCGCTGCGCACCGTCGACGCGCAGCGCAATCGCGACCGTGCCGGCGTGCCGTGGATCTTCGTGGCGCGGCCCGGCACCTACGGCTCGTCGGGCGACCACCGCAGGCGGCGCGAGCCGGTCGAGTTCCACGCGCTCGATGCGGCGCTCGACGCGCTGATGCAGCGCCACCGCATCCAGCGCATCGTGATCCTCGGCCACAGCGGCGGCGCCACCGCCGGCGCCGCGCTGCTGACCATGGGCCGCACGCGCATCGCCTGCGCGGTGCTCACCTCGGGCGCCTACGGCCTGCTGGAGCGCGCGCGCATGCTGGGCCTGTCGAGAGGCGGGCGCACCGACACCACCGGCAGCACGCAGTTCTACGATCCGCTCGACCATGTCGCGGGCATCGCGCGCGACCCGGCGCGCCGCATCGTGCTGATCGGCAGCCGCGAGGACCGCAACACGCCCTTCGCGCTGCAGGAGCGCTTCGGCGATGCCGTCGCCAGGGCGGGCCACCGCGTCGAGGTGCAGGCGCATGCGGCGGAGCCGCCGCTGTACCACGACCTGACCGACGGCATCGGCCTGCTCACCGCTTCGCAGTGCGCGCGCGAAGCGGCGTTGCAGTAG
- a CDS encoding LysR family transcriptional regulator: MELYQLKTFVAIASEGSLTRAAERVFTSAPAVSAQLKALEDELGVKLFERTPRGMSLTEAGVSLLEEAERTLASATRMRSAAEQLRGAAQGVVRFGTVVDPVALRLGEVLVTLAERHPQVTLQLRQGLSFETLAAVQRGELDCAYVLSDSPEVDGLELVRLSAVDLVVTLPLPVAEAQPDLSMEQLTEMPWVGTPPSCILRVHLDRLFAGAGREYRQGRTADGESAIRSMVASGMGAGLLRSDYAEQGERNGELAIWKGWRSHTWLCWVAPAGGRRTVAAEAVRSAVMEAWA; this comes from the coding sequence ATGGAGCTGTACCAACTCAAGACCTTCGTCGCCATCGCCAGCGAAGGCAGCCTGACCCGTGCGGCCGAGCGCGTGTTCACCAGCGCGCCCGCCGTCAGCGCGCAGCTCAAGGCGCTGGAAGACGAACTCGGCGTGAAGCTGTTCGAGCGCACGCCGCGCGGCATGTCGCTCACCGAGGCCGGCGTCAGCCTGCTCGAGGAGGCCGAGCGCACCCTGGCCTCGGCCACGCGCATGCGTTCGGCCGCCGAGCAGCTGCGCGGCGCCGCGCAGGGCGTGGTGCGCTTCGGCACGGTGGTCGATCCGGTCGCGCTGCGCCTTGGCGAAGTGCTGGTGACGCTGGCCGAGCGCCATCCGCAGGTCACGCTGCAGCTCAGGCAGGGGCTCTCGTTCGAGACGCTCGCCGCGGTGCAGCGCGGCGAACTCGACTGCGCCTACGTGCTCAGCGACAGCCCGGAAGTCGACGGCCTGGAGCTGGTCCGGCTCAGCGCGGTCGACCTGGTGGTGACCCTGCCGCTGCCGGTGGCCGAGGCGCAACCCGACCTGTCGATGGAACAGCTCACCGAGATGCCGTGGGTCGGCACGCCGCCCTCGTGCATCCTGCGCGTGCACCTCGACAGGCTCTTTGCCGGTGCCGGCCGCGAATACCGCCAGGGCCGCACCGCCGATGGCGAGAGCGCCATCCGCAGCATGGTCGCCAGCGGCATGGGCGCGGGACTGCTGCGCAGCGACTACGCAGAGCAGGGCGAGCGCAACGGCGAACTGGCCATCTGGAAAGGTTGGCGCTCGCACACGTGGCTGTGCTGGGTGGCGCCGGCCGGCGGCAGGCGGACGGTGGCGGCCGAGGCGGTGCGCAGCGCAGTGATGGAAGCCTGGGCCTGA
- a CDS encoding CapA family protein, which yields MNQEPTSFSDLLRRARQALSDSSGALTGSAPATAEAGFVVLIALGEDGSRARVVSGNGADIEAAWQAAASAADSQARRAARPPQRLRAELVDRVTPMTWGALKAKLAHSRRNYFNLGIALDARFEVALLAQEMHGSAVLYNGEVDHAEPNAGNMRLHSKRRFGREIDFPADDDAPAWCFTTRAVYVDAHGAWPVAAEGPSAGFRALHDWNVRQVHAMVDHAATYLAEQVKPTGEFHYGWFPCFDRAIPTYNTLRHASSTYAMLEAWELTRSDALRSAIDRSLAFLTGTLIRPANLPDGTRAAYLLDIGNEIKLGGNAVCLLALVKYTELTGDRAHLALMEQLALGIRHMQDPQTGSFVHVLNAPGLDVKAKFRVIYYDGEAAFGLMRLYGLTRDARWLAMVEKAFEHFIAAEHWRAHDHWLSYCVNELTRYRSETRYYRFGLQNVSGYLDFVLERITTFPTLLELMMAAREMVLRLEADPALRPLLDGLDRDKFDRALEYRARYLANGHFWPELAMFFRNPARIAGSFFIKHHSFRVRIDDVEHYLSGYVAYHRMLKEREAQPAVAVATPAGTGVVAWGGDVNLSRRQHYRLHELGGAHAMLGGIPALREADLRIVNLECVVATAGEQGVDKNESAPYYYRARPEMLAVLTEAGIGMVATANNHSGDYGPEALMEQHALLDAAGIAHAGTGRTLEAALRPAFGLAGGVRVALFSLDATQPSFAASEERPGAAWLALDRPAAWTATLTPRIEAARREADVVLVAVHWGDNLETEPSKAEIAVGHAIVDAGADAVLGTSAHVLQGIEVYRGRPILHDAGDLLFDSVRDDLGDSGVFLLTLGPRGVDEVVFTPIGVGFGFSRQREGDEARALAERFAAQCLALGTATTLLPEGRCAVRLSPPERPPLPVHRPASRARPAPVVGPAPAPRPEWTVDAVPGDARIEPLQLGPLRLLGLRCSPRQIAGRRLLWVESFWSADAPVAQDLRIQFRALPMRSTRMPAWGAGMDHDPCDWMWPTSRWEPGRIYRDRYALRPPRAGLLSSDVLQLEVRVRTASPGMAEPPPRRLALWCGLRVPALPTPLPERAAPVLSADRPGAGRAAAPAWTAEQLQQATGGHWLVEPPPGWLANSVVRGPIHMGLLPAPALFIASDVRTLAAHENYSKPRTDRWDSHQQLPELHGALAGAVVAHPVEGLDPAFPLLQVPDPIAAMIALGAAARERFRGYVVGVTGTVGKSSTIAMLRDLLPARARVHATVGNYNSRVGVPATLAGLAPDADVCILEMAQSGLWMDRGPISLMARPHVALITEIGLSQTGRTSTLALTAAYKSRIFLGLEPGGVAIVPDHIACLRQVVDAAACTAGAIWVVGPGPDANVRVLDTRPEPGGGCRVRIAVPGRTHEYVFPVDSAGLVRNSALAFAALMAMGFDAEAACARMPQVRLPASVMQVRALRTRAGVQATLIDDSWNAEVMSMRNAMEFVRTYQRAPNGPVVRRIGVLGRIVNLASEAEAMHRSLAAPVLASGIEHLVTHGDEMRWLREEMPVGLLGPHFDDAAQLAGYLGGILRDGDLVLVKGDRDRSDFGHIPGLLQQL from the coding sequence ATGAACCAAGAGCCCACTTCCTTTTCCGATCTCCTGCGCCGCGCCAGGCAAGCCCTGTCGGACTCATCGGGTGCCTTGACGGGCTCCGCGCCCGCAACGGCCGAGGCGGGCTTCGTCGTGCTGATCGCGCTCGGCGAAGACGGCAGCCGCGCCCGCGTCGTCTCCGGCAACGGCGCCGACATCGAGGCCGCATGGCAGGCCGCCGCCAGCGCCGCCGATTCGCAGGCCCGCCGCGCCGCCCGGCCGCCGCAGCGCCTGCGTGCCGAACTGGTCGACCGGGTCACTCCCATGACCTGGGGCGCGCTCAAGGCGAAGCTGGCGCACTCCAGGCGCAACTACTTCAACCTCGGCATCGCGCTCGACGCGCGCTTCGAGGTCGCGCTGCTCGCACAGGAAATGCACGGCAGCGCCGTCCTCTACAACGGCGAGGTCGACCATGCCGAGCCCAACGCCGGCAACATGCGGCTGCACAGCAAGCGCCGGTTCGGGCGCGAGATCGACTTTCCGGCGGACGACGACGCCCCCGCGTGGTGCTTCACCACGCGCGCCGTGTACGTCGACGCCCACGGCGCGTGGCCGGTCGCGGCCGAAGGGCCGTCGGCGGGTTTTCGCGCGCTGCACGACTGGAATGTGCGCCAGGTGCATGCGATGGTCGACCACGCCGCCACCTACCTTGCGGAGCAGGTGAAACCCACGGGCGAGTTCCACTACGGCTGGTTCCCGTGCTTCGACCGCGCCATTCCCACCTACAACACGCTGCGCCATGCCAGCTCGACCTACGCGATGCTCGAGGCCTGGGAGCTCACGCGCAGCGACGCGCTCAGGTCGGCCATCGACCGCTCGCTGGCCTTCCTGACCGGCACGCTGATCCGGCCCGCCAACCTGCCGGACGGCACGCGCGCGGCCTACCTGCTGGACATCGGCAACGAGATCAAGCTCGGCGGCAACGCGGTGTGCCTGCTCGCGCTGGTGAAGTACACCGAACTCACCGGCGACCGCGCGCACCTGGCGCTCATGGAGCAGCTCGCGCTCGGCATCCGCCACATGCAGGACCCGCAGACCGGCAGCTTCGTGCACGTGCTGAATGCACCGGGGCTCGACGTGAAGGCGAAGTTCCGCGTCATCTACTACGACGGCGAGGCCGCCTTCGGGCTGATGCGGCTGTACGGCCTCACGCGCGACGCGCGCTGGCTGGCGATGGTCGAGAAGGCCTTCGAGCACTTCATTGCCGCCGAGCACTGGCGCGCGCACGACCACTGGCTCAGCTATTGCGTCAACGAGCTCACGCGCTACCGCAGCGAAACGCGCTACTACCGCTTCGGCCTGCAGAACGTGTCGGGCTACCTCGACTTCGTGCTCGAGCGCATCACCACCTTTCCCACGCTGCTCGAGCTGATGATGGCCGCGCGCGAGATGGTGCTGCGGCTGGAGGCCGACCCCGCGCTGCGCCCGCTGCTGGACGGGCTCGACCGCGACAAGTTCGACCGCGCGCTGGAGTACCGCGCGCGCTACCTCGCCAACGGCCACTTCTGGCCCGAGCTGGCGATGTTCTTCCGGAACCCGGCGCGCATCGCCGGGTCGTTCTTCATCAAGCACCACAGCTTCCGCGTGCGCATCGACGACGTGGAGCACTACCTGTCGGGGTACGTGGCGTACCACCGGATGCTGAAGGAGCGCGAGGCGCAGCCGGCGGTTGCCGTTGCGACGCCGGCCGGCACCGGGGTGGTGGCCTGGGGCGGCGACGTGAATCTGTCGCGCCGCCAGCACTACCGCCTGCACGAACTGGGCGGCGCGCACGCGATGCTCGGCGGCATTCCCGCGCTGCGCGAGGCCGACCTGCGCATCGTCAATCTCGAATGCGTGGTGGCGACCGCGGGCGAGCAGGGCGTGGACAAGAACGAGTCCGCGCCGTACTACTACCGCGCGCGGCCCGAGATGCTGGCGGTGCTCACCGAAGCCGGCATCGGCATGGTGGCCACCGCGAACAACCACAGCGGCGACTACGGCCCCGAGGCGCTCATGGAGCAGCACGCGCTGCTCGACGCCGCGGGCATCGCGCATGCCGGCACCGGCCGCACGCTGGAGGCCGCGCTGCGCCCCGCGTTCGGCCTTGCGGGCGGCGTGCGCGTGGCGCTGTTCTCGCTCGACGCCACGCAGCCGAGCTTCGCTGCGAGCGAGGAGCGCCCTGGTGCGGCATGGCTTGCGCTGGACAGGCCCGCCGCGTGGACCGCCACGCTGACTCCGCGCATCGAGGCCGCACGCCGCGAGGCCGACGTGGTGCTGGTGGCGGTGCACTGGGGCGACAACCTCGAGACCGAGCCTTCGAAGGCCGAGATCGCCGTCGGCCACGCCATCGTCGACGCGGGCGCCGACGCGGTGCTCGGCACTTCCGCCCACGTGCTGCAGGGCATCGAGGTCTATCGCGGCCGGCCCATCCTGCACGACGCGGGCGACCTGCTGTTCGACTCGGTGCGCGACGATCTCGGCGACAGCGGCGTGTTCTTGCTCACGCTGGGACCGCGCGGCGTCGACGAAGTGGTGTTCACCCCCATCGGCGTCGGCTTCGGCTTCTCGCGGCAGCGCGAAGGCGACGAGGCCAGGGCACTGGCCGAGCGCTTCGCCGCGCAATGCCTCGCGCTCGGCACCGCGACGACGCTGCTGCCGGAAGGACGCTGCGCGGTGCGCCTGTCGCCGCCCGAACGGCCCCCGTTGCCCGTGCATCGCCCCGCCTCTCGAGCGCGCCCGGCCCCGGTCGTCGGCCCGGCGCCGGCACCCCGGCCCGAATGGACGGTCGACGCGGTGCCGGGGGATGCGCGCATCGAGCCGCTGCAGCTGGGGCCGCTGCGGCTCCTGGGCCTGCGCTGCTCGCCCCGGCAGATCGCCGGGCGGCGTCTGCTGTGGGTCGAATCCTTCTGGTCGGCCGATGCACCGGTGGCGCAGGACCTGCGCATCCAATTCCGCGCGCTGCCCATGCGCAGCACCCGCATGCCCGCATGGGGCGCGGGCATGGACCACGACCCTTGCGACTGGATGTGGCCCACCAGCCGCTGGGAGCCGGGTCGCATCTACCGGGACCGGTACGCCCTGCGTCCGCCGCGCGCCGGCCTGCTGAGCAGCGACGTGCTGCAGCTCGAGGTGCGCGTGCGCACCGCGTCGCCCGGCATGGCGGAGCCGCCGCCCCGCCGCCTGGCGCTGTGGTGCGGCCTGCGCGTGCCCGCGCTGCCCACGCCGCTGCCCGAGCGTGCGGCGCCCGTGCTCTCGGCCGACCGGCCCGGCGCCGGCAGGGCCGCCGCACCGGCCTGGACCGCCGAGCAGCTCCAGCAGGCGACGGGCGGGCACTGGCTGGTCGAACCGCCGCCCGGCTGGCTCGCCAATTCGGTGGTGCGCGGCCCGATCCACATGGGCCTGCTGCCCGCGCCGGCGCTGTTCATCGCCTCGGACGTCCGCACGCTGGCCGCGCACGAGAACTACAGCAAGCCGCGCACCGACCGATGGGACAGCCACCAGCAGCTGCCCGAGCTGCACGGCGCGCTGGCCGGTGCGGTGGTGGCGCATCCGGTCGAAGGCCTCGACCCGGCCTTCCCGCTGCTGCAGGTGCCGGACCCGATCGCCGCCATGATCGCCCTGGGCGCCGCCGCGCGCGAGCGCTTCCGCGGGTACGTGGTGGGCGTGACCGGCACGGTCGGCAAGTCGTCCACCATTGCCATGCTGCGCGACCTGCTGCCGGCGCGCGCGCGCGTGCATGCCACCGTCGGCAACTACAACTCGCGCGTGGGCGTGCCGGCCACCCTCGCCGGCCTGGCGCCCGACGCCGACGTGTGCATCCTCGAGATGGCGCAGAGCGGCCTGTGGATGGACCGCGGCCCGATCTCGCTGATGGCGCGGCCGCACGTGGCGCTCATCACCGAGATCGGCCTGTCGCAGACCGGCAGAACGTCCACGCTGGCGCTCACGGCCGCGTACAAGTCGCGCATCTTCCTGGGGCTGGAGCCCGGCGGCGTGGCCATCGTGCCCGACCACATCGCCTGCCTGCGGCAGGTGGTGGACGCCGCGGCCTGCACCGCGGGCGCCATCTGGGTGGTGGGCCCCGGGCCGGACGCCAACGTGCGCGTGCTCGACACCCGCCCCGAGCCCGGCGGCGGATGCCGCGTGCGCATCGCCGTGCCGGGGCGCACGCACGAATACGTGTTTCCGGTCGACAGCGCGGGCCTGGTGCGCAATTCGGCATTGGCCTTCGCTGCGCTGATGGCCATGGGCTTCGATGCAGAGGCCGCCTGCGCGCGCATGCCGCAGGTGCGGCTGCCCGCATCGGTGATGCAGGTGCGCGCGCTGCGCACCCGGGCCGGCGTGCAGGCCACGCTGATCGACGACAGCTGGAATGCCGAGGTCATGTCGATGCGCAACGCCATGGAATTCGTGCGCACCTACCAGCGCGCGCCGAACGGTCCGGTGGTGCGCAGGATCGGCGTGCTCGGGCGCATCGTCAATCTCGCCAGCGAGGCCGAGGCCATGCACCGCAGCCTGGCCGCGCCGGTGCTCGCGTCGGGCATCGAGCATCTGGTGACGCACGGCGACGAGATGCGCTGGCTGCGCGAGGAGATGCCCGTCGGGCTGCTCGGCCCGCACTTCGACGACGCGGCGCAGCTCGCGGGCTACCTCGGCGGCATCCTGCGCGACGGCGACCTCGTGCTGGTGAAAGGCGATCGCGACCGGTCGGACTTCGGCCACATCCCCGGCCTGCTGCAGCAGCTATGA